The Halostagnicola kamekurae genome has a window encoding:
- a CDS encoding HalOD1 output domain-containing protein has product MSERQLLLEIVDALEKQGLNPDEFQLYQWVDIEALERLFDSSDADLEVRFAVAEFHVLVTQSEVQVVSSSEAELNQRNRGEESC; this is encoded by the coding sequence ATGAGTGAACGACAACTGCTCCTCGAGATCGTCGATGCACTCGAGAAGCAGGGACTCAACCCTGATGAGTTCCAACTTTACCAGTGGGTCGATATTGAAGCGCTCGAACGGCTCTTTGACTCATCAGATGCCGATCTCGAAGTCCGGTTCGCGGTAGCTGAGTTCCATGTCCTCGTTACGCAGTCCGAGGTGCAGGTAGTTTCGAGTTCAGAAGCGGAACTCAATCAAAGAAATCGAGGCGAGGAGAGTTGTTGA